The region GGGGAGGGCGGCGGTTCGCCGGCTGACCGCTGACCGGGTGTGGATCGTCGATCCGCTGGACGGGACGCGGGAGTTCGCCGAGGAGGGGCGGACGGACTGGGCGGTGCACGTGGCGCTCTGGGACCGACGGTCGGCCGGGACGGGTCACGGGTTGGTCGCCGGTGCGGTGGCGTTGCCGGCGCGGGACCGCGTGCTGGGGGCCGAACTGCCACCGCCGTACCCGCCGGTTGGGGAGGTGGCCGAGCCGGGCGGGACGATCCGGCTGGCGGCCAGTCGTAGCCGGCCGCCGGTGTTCCTCACCGACTTCGCGGCGGAGATCGGCGCGCGGCTCGTACCGATGGGGTCGGCGGGGGCGAAGATCACCGCGGTCATCGACGGCGAGGTGGACGCGTACGTGCACGCCGGTGGGCAGTACGAGTGGGACTCGGCGGCCCCGGTGGCTGTGGCGACGGCCACGGGACTGCACGCTTCCCGAATCGACGGATCCGCGTTGCAATACAACGAGGCGGATCCGCGCCTGCCGGATCTGCTGGTCTGTCGGACCGAGCTTGCTCCACGACTGCTTGCGGCGCTGCGGCGTCATACGGGGTAGTCTGTCGGCGTACTCCTGACTTAACCGATTGGAAAGGTCTGGAATCGCATGGACGAGCGGAGCGGAGTCGGCGTGTACCGGGTGTCCCACCTGGACGCGCTCGAAGCCGAGAGCATCTTCATCATCCGGGAGGTGGTGGCCGAGCTGGAGCGCCCGGTCCTGCTCTTCTCTGGTGGCAAGGACTCCATCGTCATGCTCCGGCTGGCCCAGAAGGCGTTCGCCCCGGCCAGCATTCCGTTCCCGGTCATGCACGTCGACACCGGGCACAACTTCCCCGAGGTGCTCGAATACCGCGACCAGCGGGTCGCCGAACTCGGCCTGCAACTGGTGGTGGCCAGCGTGCCCGACGCCCTGACGGCCGGGCTGGTCCAGGAGACCCCGGACGGGACCCGCAACCGGATCCAGACCCCCGTGCTGCTGGCCGCGGTGGAGACGTACCGGTTCGACGCCCTCTTCGGCGGTGCCCGGCGCGACGAGGAGAAGGCCCGCGCCAAGGAACGGGTCTTCAGCTTCCGCGACGACTTCGGCCAGTGGGATCCGAAGAACCAGCGCCCCGAGCTGTGGTCGCTCTACAACGGCCGGCACCATCCCGGCGAGTCGATCCGGGTCTTCCCACTGTCCAACTGGACCGAACTCGACGTCTGGCACTACATCGCCCGCGAGCGGCTGCCGCTGCCGTCGATCTACTACGCGCACGACCGCGAGGTCGTCGAGCGGGACGGAATGCTGTACGGGGTCAACGAGTTCCTCCGGCCCCGGGCCGGTGAGGAGACCGGCAAGGCGCGGGTGCGCTACCGGACGGTCGGGGACGCCTCGTGTACGGCGGCGGTCCGCTCCGACGCCGACACCGTGGAGCAGGTGATCGAGGAAATCGCGGCGACCCGGATCACCGAGCGGGGCGCGACCCGGGGCGACGACCGGGTCAGCGAGGCCGCGATGGAGGATCGCAAGCGGGAGGGGTACTTCTGATGTTGGCTGCGACGAACGCGGTACCGGCCACGACGATCGGCCCGGTCCCGGAGAGCCGGGCGATGGACCTGCTGCGGTTCGCCACCGCCGGCAGCGTCGACGACGGCAAGTCGACGCTGATCGGTCGGCTGCTCTACGACACCAAGTCGCTCTTCACCGACCAACTCGCGGCGGTGGAGGCGGTCAGCGCGGCCCGGGGCGACGAGTACACCAACCTGGCGCTGCTCACCGACGGACTGCGGGCCGAACGGGAGCAGGGCATCACCATCGACGTGGCCTACCGCTACTTCGCCACGCCCCGGCGGAAGTTCATCATCGCCGACACCCCGGGGCACATCCAGTACACCCGCAACATGGTCACCGGTGCGTCCACCGCCGACCTGGCGCTGATCCTGGTCGACGCCCGCAAGGGCCTGGTGGAGCAGTCCCGCCGGCACGCGTTCCTCTGCTCGCTGCTGCGGGTGCCGCACCTCGTCCTCTGCGTCAACAAGATGGACCTGGTCGACTGGTCACAGGAGGTCTTCGAGCGGATCGCCGACGAGTTCACCGCGTTCGCCGCCAAGCTGGACGTACCCGACCTGACCGTCGTACCGATCTCCGCGCTGCGTGGCGACAACATCGTCAGCCGGTCGGCGAACATGCCCTGGTACGAGGGCCCGTCGCTGCTGCACCACCTGGAGCACGTACACATCGCCTCGGACCGCAACCTGGTCGACGTACGGTTCCCGGTGCAGTACGTCATCCGCCCCCAGTCGACCACGGTTACCGACTACCGGGGATACGCTGGCCAGGTCGCCTCCGGCGTACTCAAGCCCGGCGACGAGGTGATGGTGCTGCCTTCCGGGTTCACCAGCCGGATCGCCTCGATCGAGACCGCCGACGGTCCGGTGCCGGAGGCGTTCCCGCCGATGTCGGTGACCGTACGGCTGACCGACGAGATCGACATCTCCCGGGGGGACCTGATCTGTCGACCGCAGAACGCCCCGACGGTCACCCAGGACGTGGAGGCGATGCTCTGCTGGATGGACGAGAGCCGGCCGCTGCGGGTCGGCGCGAAGTACGCCATCAAGCACACCACCCGGTCGGCGCGGGCGGTGGTACGCGGACTGCACTACCGGCTCGACGTGAACTCGCTGCACCGGGACGAGGCGGCCAGCGAGTTGACGCTCAACGAGATCGGCCGGGTGCGGCTGCGTACGACGGTTCCGCTGCTCGCCGACGAGTACCGGCGTAACCGGACGACCGGCGGTTTCATCGTCATCGACGAAGCCACCAACCGTACCGTCGGCGCCGGGATGATTATCGACACACGTTGAAGTCTTGGTCGGCTCGGATCGGGGTACGCCGGCCGCTGTGGTGTCTACCATCTATTGGCATGCGGGATTCTGGCAGTACCGGGCCCCGGCGTCGAGCGCCGGGGCGCACTCTGCGACGGCCCGGGCCGGTGGCCCGGGGCGCGGCCCGGCTCGTCGTACGCGGTGCGGACGCGGCCACCCGACTGGTGACGGCTCTGCTCGGCGCGAGCCCGGTCGCCGGCCGGGAACGGATCAGCGAAGCCGAACTACGTGACCTGGTAGCCGGGAACACCCTGCTCGATCCGGTGGAGCGCCGGATCATCGACGAGGTGCTCGTAGCCGGTGCCAGCCTGGTCCGGGAGGTGATGATGCCGCGTACCGAGGTGGTCTTCCTCGACGTGCGGTTGACCCTCAAGGAGGCGGCCCAACTGGCCCGGGCGGAGACCCACACCCGTTATCCGGTGGTCGACGGGACGCCCGACGACATCGTGGGTTTCGTACACCTACGGGACGTGCTGATCCGCCCCGATGACGACGGACTGGCCACGGTCGCGGAGATCACCCGGGAGGTCAAGCGGTTGCCCGGCA is a window of Micromonospora polyrhachis DNA encoding:
- a CDS encoding hemolysin family protein yields the protein MRDSGSTGPRRRAPGRTLRRPGPVARGAARLVVRGADAATRLVTALLGASPVAGRERISEAELRDLVAGNTLLDPVERRIIDEVLVAGASLVREVMMPRTEVVFLDVRLTLKEAAQLARAETHTRYPVVDGTPDDIVGFVHLRDVLIRPDDDGLATVAEITREVKRLPGSKRVLAALTEMRRERQHLAVVVDEYGGTAGIVTLEDLIEELVGEIHDEYDSAPDPVLGGLPAVVDGRLNLSDFAKRAGFTLPTGPYETVGGFVMAALGRLPASGDEVHVPAEEPEQGGWILRVLTLDGRRAARIGVSFTYLPGQRKGPFLSYPVEEGSLPNR
- a CDS encoding 3'(2'),5'-bisphosphate nucleotidase CysQ, which gives rise to MTDPPGNGDDAGFARWLAAWAGRALLDVRAELGYADPGALKAAGDKVSHEVLRTELARWRPADAVLSEEDEGSRLAWTAELGRAAVRRLTADRVWIVDPLDGTREFAEEGRTDWAVHVALWDRRSAGTGHGLVAGAVALPARDRVLGAELPPPYPPVGEVAEPGGTIRLAASRSRPPVFLTDFAAEIGARLVPMGSAGAKITAVIDGEVDAYVHAGGQYEWDSAAPVAVATATGLHASRIDGSALQYNEADPRLPDLLVCRTELAPRLLAALRRHTG
- the cysN gene encoding sulfate adenylyltransferase subunit CysN, with amino-acid sequence MLAATNAVPATTIGPVPESRAMDLLRFATAGSVDDGKSTLIGRLLYDTKSLFTDQLAAVEAVSAARGDEYTNLALLTDGLRAEREQGITIDVAYRYFATPRRKFIIADTPGHIQYTRNMVTGASTADLALILVDARKGLVEQSRRHAFLCSLLRVPHLVLCVNKMDLVDWSQEVFERIADEFTAFAAKLDVPDLTVVPISALRGDNIVSRSANMPWYEGPSLLHHLEHVHIASDRNLVDVRFPVQYVIRPQSTTVTDYRGYAGQVASGVLKPGDEVMVLPSGFTSRIASIETADGPVPEAFPPMSVTVRLTDEIDISRGDLICRPQNAPTVTQDVEAMLCWMDESRPLRVGAKYAIKHTTRSARAVVRGLHYRLDVNSLHRDEAASELTLNEIGRVRLRTTVPLLADEYRRNRTTGGFIVIDEATNRTVGAGMIIDTR
- the cysD gene encoding sulfate adenylyltransferase subunit CysD, with translation MDERSGVGVYRVSHLDALEAESIFIIREVVAELERPVLLFSGGKDSIVMLRLAQKAFAPASIPFPVMHVDTGHNFPEVLEYRDQRVAELGLQLVVASVPDALTAGLVQETPDGTRNRIQTPVLLAAVETYRFDALFGGARRDEEKARAKERVFSFRDDFGQWDPKNQRPELWSLYNGRHHPGESIRVFPLSNWTELDVWHYIARERLPLPSIYYAHDREVVERDGMLYGVNEFLRPRAGEETGKARVRYRTVGDASCTAAVRSDADTVEQVIEEIAATRITERGATRGDDRVSEAAMEDRKREGYF